Within the Planctomonas sp. JC2975 genome, the region ACGTCGCATCCGACTGCGATACGTCAAAGTCCTGGACCTCAACGCCGACGGCCAAGTCGTCCAGGATAGGCAATACCTCGACCCGAATACGCTGGTCGCTCAACTTGCTCCGTGACATTCATACCCGCCAACCCAATCAGGTATGCGGCGTGCCGGACTCCGCCAGCCAGCGGATGACCCAAGTGGTTCCCCGGGTCGTCCGTTGGAATCGTGCTGCTCTCACTGGAGAGCGAGGTACAGGGTCGCCGTGCGACTTGGCACACGACGCGGCCAGTGTGCTCCACATCGACGCACCGACCTTGATCGGCGATGCCCCCCCGATGTTCTTCTTCGACGATCCCTTCGGCAACGTTCTCGCATATATCCAGGAAGACTGAACCCGGATCGCGAGTCGAGCAGGAGCCGCACGCAAGAAGGGACCGCCTGTGGGTCGGGAATCGCGTCATGGTGCGCGGGTGTCTCTGGCCGCCGAGCGGTATGACCGGTTTGCGTTGCACGCGTCCCTTGATTCACGGCGAATCGAGCTCGGTCTGCACTGGGCTGGGGCGGCTCAAGAGATCTGGGACCAGTCGGCCGGGCTCAACGCACGGCGCCGGAGTGATCACCCGTTCAGTGCCTGCTCTCTTCACCGGCTGTGCGAACACGGGACCGCAAGCTGCCAGCACACCCTTCTCATGCTGTGGTGGCTGGGCCGCCCCCAGAAGAGTTCGTGCGGAATGCGGACCCCGCCAGTGATCAAGAGTTCCGGAATGGGCGGCACAGGGCCCTCTCCCAGAAGATCTGATCTGCTCACGTGAACTGCGGTCTCACCGTTCTCGGGCGCCAATCAGCTGACCATCGCCGCTGCTCGAGACGCGCGCGATTGAGGAGAAGTTGGATGCCTACTCGACTGGCGGCGTGGGCTCTCCGAGGGAGAGCATCAGCCGGTTCGCCCAG harbors:
- a CDS encoding folliculin domain-containing protein; the protein is MAHDAASVLHIDAPTLIGDAPPMFFFDDPFGNVLAYIQED